In Aquimarina spinulae, a single window of DNA contains:
- a CDS encoding Tex family protein: MSIVSFIAKQIPVSEKQIAKTISLLDDGATIPFISRYRKEMTGDLDEVAIGEIVKHKTAFEALVKRKESVLATIKEQEALTPELEKKILAADTLTQVEDLYLPYKKKRKTRATVAKELGLEPLAKIIMLQKEEEILFVASQYLNDTVTSEELALQGARDIIAEWVNEDEKIRNRLRRLYQRKATITSTIIKTKKDDVAAQKYLQYFDWEEPLHKCPSHRLLAILRAENEKIVRVKITVPEDDALDIIDSVMIKTNVEACTDHMFLAGSDAYKRLLTPAISTEILNQFKEKADDNAIKVFAQNLKQLLLASPLGQKRILALDPGFKSGCKVVCLDNQGDLLHNENIYPHPPQRETTGAIKKIRSLVNAYKIEAIAIGNGTAARETETFIKKIPFDKPIQVFMVNESGASVYSASKIARAEFPTYDVTVRGAVSIGRRLADPLAELVKIDPKAIGVGQYQHDVDQTKLKNELDTVVMSCVNGVGINVNTASVPLLSYVSGIGEKLAENIVTYRSENGAIQSREELKKVPRLGGKAYEQAAAFLRITSPKNPLDNSAVHPERYKLVSKMAKDAGVPINELIGNREAITKIKLQNYITDEVGLPTLTDIVRELEKPGVDPRKKVTVFEFDPNVKTIEDIKTGMKLPGIVNNITNFGCFVDIGIKESGLIHISKLANEYISDVNAVVQLHQHLMVTVIDVDINRKRIQLSLID; encoded by the coding sequence ATGAGTATCGTTTCTTTTATAGCGAAGCAGATTCCTGTTTCAGAAAAACAAATTGCTAAAACTATCTCTTTACTAGACGATGGGGCTACGATTCCTTTTATCTCTAGATATCGTAAAGAGATGACAGGAGATCTTGATGAGGTAGCTATCGGTGAAATTGTAAAACATAAAACTGCTTTTGAAGCTTTAGTAAAAAGAAAAGAAAGTGTATTAGCCACAATCAAAGAACAAGAAGCTTTAACACCAGAGTTGGAGAAAAAAATTCTGGCTGCCGATACACTTACACAAGTAGAGGATTTGTATTTACCATACAAGAAAAAAAGAAAAACCAGAGCTACTGTCGCCAAAGAACTAGGATTAGAACCTTTAGCAAAGATTATTATGCTACAAAAAGAGGAAGAAATCCTTTTTGTAGCTTCGCAATACCTAAACGATACTGTTACTAGTGAAGAGCTCGCATTACAGGGAGCAAGAGATATTATAGCAGAATGGGTTAATGAAGATGAAAAAATAAGAAATAGATTACGAAGACTATATCAACGCAAAGCTACAATAACCTCTACCATAATCAAGACAAAAAAGGATGATGTAGCTGCTCAGAAATACTTACAATATTTTGATTGGGAAGAACCACTGCATAAGTGTCCATCGCATCGGCTATTAGCAATTTTAAGGGCCGAAAACGAAAAAATAGTAAGAGTAAAAATTACAGTACCAGAAGATGATGCATTAGATATCATAGATAGTGTGATGATCAAAACAAATGTCGAAGCTTGTACAGATCATATGTTTTTGGCTGGTTCTGATGCTTATAAACGATTGTTAACACCAGCAATCTCTACAGAAATACTCAATCAATTTAAAGAAAAAGCAGATGATAATGCTATAAAAGTTTTTGCACAAAACTTAAAACAATTACTATTAGCCTCGCCACTAGGACAAAAGAGAATCCTGGCTTTGGATCCAGGTTTTAAATCAGGATGTAAAGTAGTTTGTCTAGACAATCAAGGTGATTTACTGCATAATGAGAATATTTACCCTCACCCTCCACAACGAGAAACTACAGGTGCCATTAAAAAAATACGATCTCTTGTAAATGCATATAAAATTGAGGCTATTGCTATAGGAAACGGTACCGCCGCCCGAGAAACAGAAACTTTTATCAAAAAGATACCGTTTGATAAACCAATCCAAGTGTTTATGGTAAATGAAAGCGGAGCTTCAGTATACTCGGCGTCCAAAATTGCTAGAGCAGAGTTTCCAACTTATGATGTAACTGTGCGGGGTGCAGTATCTATAGGAAGAAGACTAGCCGATCCTTTGGCAGAATTAGTAAAAATCGATCCAAAAGCTATAGGAGTAGGGCAGTATCAACATGATGTAGATCAAACCAAGCTCAAAAACGAATTGGATACGGTAGTAATGAGTTGTGTAAACGGTGTGGGTATTAATGTAAATACCGCTAGTGTTCCGTTATTAAGTTATGTTTCGGGTATCGGTGAAAAACTTGCAGAGAATATTGTAACGTATCGATCAGAAAATGGAGCGATACAATCACGTGAAGAACTCAAAAAAGTGCCAAGATTGGGAGGAAAAGCCTATGAACAAGCAGCAGCTTTTTTACGAATAACCAGTCCTAAAAACCCACTTGATAATTCTGCAGTACACCCAGAGCGATATAAATTGGTTTCGAAAATGGCAAAAGACGCAGGAGTTCCTATAAATGAGTTAATAGGGAATAGAGAGGCCATTACAAAAATCAAACTACAAAACTATATTACCGATGAGGTAGGGCTTCCCACATTAACCGATATTGTTAGAGAATTAGAAAAACCCGGTGTAGACCCAAGAAAAAAAGTAACCGTTTTTGAGTTTGATCCTAATGTAAAAACCATAGAAGACATAAAAACAGGAATGAAACTACCAGGAATTGTAAATAATATTACAAATTTTGGATGTTTTGTCGATATAGGGATTAAAGAAAGTGGATTAATTCATATCTCAAAATTAGCAAACGAATATATTAGTGATGTAAATGCTGTAGTACAATTACATCAACACTTGATGGTAACTGTAATTGATGTTGATATAAACAGAAAAAGAATTCAACTTTCTCTAATAGACTAA
- a CDS encoding M23 family metallopeptidase translates to MAKKNKEQKKITKKLLNKYRLVILNEDTFEERISFKLNRLNVFVMVTITSIVLVAGTTFLIAFTPLREYIPGYSSTSLNLRANRLVATTDSLESVININQEYYKSIRKVLTGDVKTVEFDIDSAIQSQKLNPEEIDLKPSEQDMKLREEVSKEDKYSLFESEKSSSDFSLFPPVKGNITSNYNMNEKHYGIDVAVPKDTPVKAASSGTVIFSEWTAETGHVIILKHSNNLLTVYKHNASLTKRQGEQVKAGEVIATAGSTGELSTGPHLHFELWRDGYPTDPSNFIDFEQ, encoded by the coding sequence ATGGCAAAAAAGAACAAAGAACAAAAAAAAATTACCAAGAAGCTACTTAACAAGTATCGCCTGGTTATCCTTAATGAGGATACTTTTGAGGAACGAATATCATTTAAATTAAACAGGCTTAATGTTTTTGTAATGGTTACTATTACCTCAATTGTTTTGGTAGCAGGGACCACTTTTTTAATAGCATTTACTCCGCTTAGAGAGTATATCCCGGGATATTCTTCTACTTCACTCAATTTGAGAGCTAACAGATTGGTGGCTACTACAGATTCTTTGGAGTCGGTGATTAATATAAATCAAGAATATTATAAATCAATCAGAAAAGTACTTACAGGAGATGTAAAAACTGTAGAATTTGATATTGATTCTGCAATACAATCCCAAAAGCTAAATCCTGAAGAGATAGATCTTAAACCTTCAGAACAAGATATGAAACTTCGTGAAGAAGTATCTAAAGAAGATAAATATAGTCTATTCGAAAGTGAAAAATCAAGCTCTGATTTTTCATTGTTTCCGCCGGTAAAAGGTAATATCACTTCTAACTATAATATGAATGAAAAACATTATGGTATAGATGTAGCGGTCCCCAAAGATACTCCGGTAAAAGCAGCATCTTCTGGGACTGTAATTTTTTCTGAATGGACAGCAGAAACTGGTCATGTAATTATACTTAAGCATAGCAATAATTTACTTACAGTATATAAACATAATGCCTCTCTAACCAAGCGACAAGGAGAACAAGTTAAGGCCGGAGAAGTAATTGCTACAGCAGGCTCTACGGGAGAGTTGTCTACAGGGCCTCATTTACATTTTGAATTATGGCGAGATGGATACCCAACAGATCCTTCTAACTTTATTGATTTTGAACAATAA
- the rfbB gene encoding dTDP-glucose 4,6-dehydratase has protein sequence MKGNILITGGAGFIGSNFVNLISKNDNSKIINLDALTYAADLANIEVQNDTNYTFIKGDICDWSVVEKVFIEHNIDTVVHFAAESHVDNSIEGPKAFIETNIVGTFNLLQAAYQTWMKAPNQPKLGFEHARFLHISTDEVYGTLGKTGLFTEETPYAPNSPYSASKASSDMLVRSYFHTYGLPVVTTNCSNNYGPRQHNEKLIPTIIRKAINEENIPIYGDGKNIRDWLYVLDHCKGIDLVLRTGKIGETYNIGGKNERENIYIATTICEILDTIIPRSTTKSYKDLITYVTDRPGHDFRYAIDASKIENELGWNAEENFETGIKKTIDWYLKKYKN, from the coding sequence ATGAAGGGAAACATATTAATAACAGGAGGTGCAGGATTTATAGGATCGAATTTTGTGAATCTTATTTCAAAAAATGATAACTCAAAAATTATCAATCTTGATGCATTAACCTATGCTGCTGATCTTGCTAATATTGAAGTTCAAAATGATACAAATTATACTTTTATAAAAGGAGATATATGTGATTGGAGTGTGGTTGAAAAAGTTTTTATAGAACATAATATTGATACCGTAGTTCATTTTGCTGCAGAATCTCATGTCGATAACTCTATTGAAGGCCCAAAAGCTTTTATTGAAACCAATATTGTTGGGACTTTTAATTTGTTACAAGCTGCATACCAGACATGGATGAAAGCTCCAAATCAACCAAAGTTAGGATTTGAACACGCTCGCTTTTTACATATTTCTACAGATGAGGTCTACGGTACATTAGGAAAAACAGGCCTTTTTACCGAGGAGACGCCTTATGCGCCTAATAGCCCATATAGCGCCTCAAAAGCATCTTCAGATATGTTAGTTCGTAGTTATTTTCACACCTATGGTTTACCAGTGGTAACAACAAACTGTTCAAATAATTATGGCCCTAGACAGCATAATGAAAAACTAATACCAACCATCATTAGAAAAGCAATTAATGAAGAAAACATACCTATATATGGTGATGGCAAAAATATAAGAGATTGGTTATATGTTTTGGATCATTGTAAAGGAATAGATTTAGTACTACGTACCGGGAAAATTGGAGAGACGTATAATATTGGAGGAAAAAATGAAAGAGAAAACATATATATTGCCACGACTATTTGTGAAATTTTAGATACTATTATTCCAAGAAGTACTACTAAATCATATAAAGATCTTATCACATATGTTACCGACAGACCTGGCCATGATTTTAGGTATGCTATTGATGCTTCTAAAATTGAAAATGAATTAGGGTGGAATGCAGAAGAAAATTTTGAAACAGGAATCAAAAAAACGATAGATTGGTACTTAAAGAAGTATAAGAATTAG
- a CDS encoding type I phosphomannose isomerase catalytic subunit, protein MLYPLKFRPILKEKIWGGNKLKTILNKPIIDENTGESWEISTVGDDISVVSDGKLEGEKLNHLIKKYKEDLLGNKVYQQFGDQFPLLIKYIDAKEDLSVQLHPNDELAKKRHNSFGKTEMWYVVQADSDAKLIVGFNKDTTKDEYETFLKEGKITELLNFENILKGDSYFIKAGRIHAIGKGSLIAEIQQTSDITYRVYDWDRKDSNGNERELHTDLALDALDFKGDRSFKLEYEKDKNKINNLISGTYFTTNTLEIDHDLKRDYKHLDSFKILMCVEGSGEIRTDNHSTSISFGETILIPAKIENLQIESNTQGMKLLEVYI, encoded by the coding sequence ATGCTATATCCTTTAAAATTTCGACCAATTCTAAAAGAAAAAATTTGGGGAGGAAATAAATTAAAAACTATTCTCAATAAACCTATAATAGATGAGAATACCGGTGAAAGTTGGGAAATATCAACAGTGGGTGATGACATTTCTGTAGTATCTGATGGAAAGTTAGAAGGAGAAAAACTAAACCACCTAATTAAAAAATATAAAGAAGATTTATTAGGTAATAAGGTATATCAACAATTTGGAGATCAGTTTCCTTTGTTAATTAAATATATCGATGCCAAAGAAGACTTATCTGTTCAGTTACACCCTAATGACGAATTAGCAAAAAAACGTCATAATTCTTTTGGAAAAACTGAAATGTGGTACGTTGTTCAAGCTGATTCTGACGCTAAGTTAATTGTTGGTTTTAATAAAGATACCACAAAAGATGAATATGAAACGTTCCTGAAAGAGGGGAAAATTACAGAATTACTGAATTTTGAAAACATTTTAAAAGGAGATAGTTATTTTATTAAAGCAGGAAGAATACACGCAATTGGAAAAGGCTCATTGATTGCAGAAATTCAACAAACGTCAGATATTACGTATAGAGTTTATGATTGGGATAGAAAAGACAGTAATGGAAATGAGAGAGAATTGCATACAGATCTGGCATTGGATGCACTGGATTTTAAAGGAGATAGATCTTTTAAATTAGAATATGAAAAGGATAAAAACAAAATTAATAATCTTATTTCTGGCACATATTTCACAACAAATACACTTGAAATTGATCATGATTTAAAAAGAGATTACAAACACCTGGATTCGTTTAAAATCTTGATGTGTGTTGAAGGAAGTGGTGAAATAAGAACTGATAATCATTCTACAAGTATCTCATTTGGTGAAACCATATTGATTCCGGCCAAAATTGAAAACTTACAAATTGAAAGCAATACTCAAGGGATGAAATTATTAGAAGTTTATATCTAA
- a CDS encoding glycoside hydrolase family 9 protein, whose product MKKYLFLILIFIFKIISAQSIVDVHTANSNVIVVVLEMSVENQDVIPSTSGWTVNGTIPVSIGRGASVYDERKYDWTVGYYEILVRHNIYIELNQNLVNNTNYTIVSPYGTTSLAFSDTEVFCESIKVNQEGYSGNATGNYANFGYYGGNLGSTMFDVIPDYQIVNENNTVITSGKLIYWGDDTDIGLATSGEHVYRIDLSNVPVGGPYHIVVNGVGRSYSFGVGNNYLRKIAEVHARGMFHQRCGIELKRPYTEYEREICHEESAFTMDTWSSSSFIDVPDDAEMHAVIGGYHDAGDFDRRPYHTVIPITMLSTFEAFPQNFIDRQYNIPESGNGIPDFLDEALWGVLIWENLQLNQDNWDNPDDFGGVMQGTETMAHPTYGAHRADYEDDRQYGTFEVGIKTTLEAAGMFAQASRIIEPYDSDRASDLFAKAEQAWSYIDRNYVPETHRGAMLYAALQMYLVTAIGNDTEDAQNRYHTLFRDEVINTIINGGTWPDQYLGGNMSATIKSSQFISYLLVSDIYTDPTINEGLLNALKFQADTGGYMGWNENDFPYAQGVTKYNGWGASTAQGRYTEDLGYMMRLSTSEEDKQHYYNQISNYANYSLGLNPQGHSYVTGLGDKQPISPLHLDSYYTKYGELPGGGTQPVIGNVPGIVVYGSTEGRSGQQYQRVITDKLYPVWDDLPGLRRWSDGWSLVNGNEFTTWETMVWNVCMFGILYDASSDETVIVVDEVDQVDESYNELIVYPNPSENTINISYSELEGARVEIIDMIGKRIYREVASQNEHFIRHSFAKGVYFLTVSKKGETLVKKFIVQ is encoded by the coding sequence ATGAAAAAATACTTGTTTTTAATTTTAATATTTATTTTTAAAATTATTTCGGCGCAATCTATCGTCGATGTACATACAGCTAACTCAAATGTTATTGTTGTTGTTCTTGAAATGAGCGTAGAGAATCAGGATGTAATTCCTTCTACCTCTGGTTGGACTGTAAACGGCACTATTCCTGTTTCTATAGGAAGAGGGGCTAGTGTTTATGACGAAAGAAAGTATGATTGGACCGTGGGATATTATGAGATTTTGGTACGACATAATATATATATCGAATTAAATCAAAACTTAGTAAATAATACAAACTATACTATAGTAAGCCCCTATGGTACTACATCGTTAGCTTTTTCTGATACAGAAGTGTTTTGCGAATCAATTAAAGTAAATCAAGAAGGGTATAGCGGAAATGCAACAGGAAATTATGCCAATTTTGGTTATTACGGCGGCAATCTTGGATCCACAATGTTTGATGTGATACCAGACTACCAGATAGTTAATGAGAATAATACTGTGATTACTTCAGGAAAACTAATCTATTGGGGAGATGATACCGATATAGGACTGGCAACTTCTGGTGAACACGTATACAGGATAGACCTATCAAATGTTCCTGTAGGAGGGCCATACCATATTGTTGTAAATGGTGTTGGTAGATCTTATTCCTTTGGCGTTGGGAATAATTATTTACGTAAAATAGCCGAAGTTCATGCGCGAGGGATGTTTCATCAACGTTGTGGTATCGAACTCAAAAGACCATATACAGAATATGAAAGAGAAATATGCCATGAAGAAAGTGCTTTTACGATGGATACATGGTCTTCTTCGAGTTTTATTGATGTGCCAGACGATGCAGAAATGCATGCTGTTATAGGTGGATATCATGATGCTGGGGATTTTGACAGACGGCCTTATCATACGGTTATTCCGATAACAATGCTTTCAACTTTTGAAGCATTTCCTCAAAATTTTATTGACAGGCAATATAATATTCCAGAATCGGGAAATGGAATTCCTGATTTTCTTGATGAAGCTTTATGGGGCGTTTTAATTTGGGAAAATTTACAACTAAATCAGGATAACTGGGATAACCCAGATGATTTTGGAGGAGTAATGCAAGGAACAGAAACAATGGCGCATCCAACATATGGAGCACATAGGGCAGATTATGAAGATGATCGCCAATATGGAACTTTTGAGGTTGGGATAAAAACAACTCTTGAAGCAGCCGGAATGTTTGCACAAGCTTCCAGAATTATCGAACCTTATGATTCTGACAGAGCTTCGGATTTGTTTGCAAAGGCAGAACAGGCATGGTCTTATATAGACAGAAATTACGTCCCTGAAACACATCGTGGAGCTATGCTGTATGCTGCGTTGCAAATGTATCTGGTTACTGCGATAGGTAATGATACAGAGGATGCACAGAATAGGTATCATACACTATTTAGAGATGAAGTAATAAACACTATCATTAATGGAGGAACATGGCCCGATCAGTACTTAGGAGGTAATATGTCTGCAACAATTAAATCTTCTCAGTTTATTAGTTATTTGCTTGTAAGTGATATTTATACAGATCCCACTATAAACGAAGGATTGCTTAATGCGCTCAAATTTCAGGCTGATACTGGGGGATACATGGGTTGGAATGAAAATGATTTTCCATATGCGCAAGGTGTTACAAAATATAATGGATGGGGAGCTTCTACTGCACAAGGTAGATATACAGAAGACCTTGGTTATATGATGCGGTTAAGCACTTCAGAAGAAGATAAGCAGCATTATTATAACCAGATAAGCAATTATGCCAATTATTCTCTAGGACTTAACCCGCAAGGGCATAGTTATGTAACAGGACTGGGAGATAAACAACCTATAAGTCCGTTACACCTTGATAGTTACTATACCAAATACGGTGAATTACCAGGTGGGGGTACACAACCGGTCATCGGAAATGTTCCTGGTATAGTCGTCTATGGCAGTACCGAAGGTAGAAGCGGTCAGCAATATCAAAGAGTTATTACAGACAAACTTTATCCGGTTTGGGATGACTTACCTGGGTTAAGAAGATGGAGTGACGGATGGTCTCTAGTTAATGGGAATGAATTTACTACCTGGGAAACAATGGTTTGGAACGTATGTATGTTTGGAATTCTCTATGACGCTTCTAGTGATGAAACAGTAATAGTAGTAGATGAAGTAGATCAAGTAGATGAATCTTACAACGAACTTATCGTTTATCCTAATCCTTCAGAAAATACGATAAATATTAGCTATTCTGAATTAGAAGGAGCCAGAGTAGAGATAATAGATATGATAGGTAAAAGAATTTATCGTGAAGTAGCGAGTCAAAATGAACACTTTATTAGGCACTCGTTTGCAAAAGGAGTATATTTTTTAACTGTTTCTAAAAAAGGAGAAACTCTCGTTAAAAAATTTATTGTTCAATAA
- a CDS encoding twin-arginine translocase TatA/TatE family subunit has product MILSSIFLGMIGPWQIALIVAIVLLLFGGKKIPELMRGLGSGIKEFKDASKEEEDPKIDEKK; this is encoded by the coding sequence ATGATATTATCTAGTATATTTTTAGGAATGATTGGCCCATGGCAAATTGCTTTAATTGTAGCAATTGTATTGCTTTTATTTGGTGGAAAGAAAATTCCCGAGCTAATGAGAGGCCTTGGTAGTGGTATAAAAGAATTTAAGGATGCCTCAAAAGAAGAAGAAGATCCTAAAATTGACGAAAAAAAATAA
- a CDS encoding GH3 auxin-responsive promoter family protein: MSLKTLGAKVFAKRIRKKINKWASNPIKTQEQVFADLIEKAKNTAFGKDHNFQDIKTYSDFTQNVPIRDYEELKSYVNRVVAGENDVLWPGKPLYFAKTSGTTSGAKYIPLTKDSMPTHIRAARNAILCYIEETKKADFVDGKMIFLQGSPEMSEKNGILLGRLSGIVAHYVPKYLQKNRMPSWETNCIEDWEQKVDAIVEETVHQNMSVISGIPPWVQMYFEKLQQKTNKTIGELFKGFELFIYGGVNFEPYKATFEKLIGRKVAGIELYPASEGFFAFQDSQNEKGMLLQLDSGMFYEFVKADEFFEKNPKRLTIGEVEIGVNYVMLVSTNAGLWAYNIGDTVLFTNTSPYRVVVSGRIKHFISAFGEHVIGKEVDQAIKDGIEATGIMINDFTVAPQVNPDKGELPYHEWFIEFLETPEDTRKLALEIENSLRKQNSYYNDLIEGKILKTLKITPVSKDGFKDYMKSVGKLGGQNKLPRLSNDRNIVDVLTTIIDK; encoded by the coding sequence ATGTCCTTAAAAACATTAGGAGCTAAAGTATTTGCTAAGCGAATTCGCAAAAAAATTAATAAATGGGCTTCAAACCCAATAAAAACTCAAGAACAAGTTTTTGCAGACCTTATAGAAAAAGCAAAAAACACGGCCTTTGGTAAAGATCATAATTTTCAGGATATAAAAACATATTCAGACTTTACACAAAATGTCCCCATACGAGATTATGAAGAATTAAAATCATATGTAAATCGTGTCGTAGCTGGCGAGAATGATGTACTTTGGCCAGGAAAACCATTATATTTTGCTAAGACATCAGGAACTACAAGTGGAGCAAAATATATTCCTCTTACCAAGGACTCTATGCCTACTCATATTAGAGCGGCTCGTAATGCGATTTTGTGCTATATTGAAGAAACCAAAAAAGCTGATTTTGTAGATGGTAAGATGATATTTCTTCAGGGGAGTCCAGAGATGAGTGAAAAAAATGGAATATTATTAGGAAGACTCTCGGGAATAGTGGCGCATTATGTACCAAAATATCTTCAAAAAAATAGAATGCCTAGCTGGGAAACTAATTGTATTGAAGATTGGGAACAAAAAGTCGATGCTATTGTTGAAGAAACAGTACATCAGAATATGAGCGTGATAAGTGGTATTCCGCCATGGGTACAAATGTATTTTGAAAAACTACAACAAAAGACAAATAAAACTATAGGAGAACTTTTTAAAGGCTTCGAACTCTTTATATATGGTGGTGTAAATTTTGAACCCTATAAAGCTACATTCGAAAAATTAATTGGTAGAAAAGTAGCTGGTATCGAATTGTATCCGGCTTCAGAAGGGTTTTTTGCATTTCAGGACAGTCAGAATGAAAAAGGAATGCTATTGCAACTGGATTCGGGGATGTTTTATGAGTTTGTAAAAGCAGATGAATTTTTTGAAAAAAATCCAAAGAGATTAACTATTGGTGAGGTCGAAATAGGAGTAAATTATGTAATGCTGGTTTCTACTAATGCTGGGTTATGGGCATATAATATTGGAGATACAGTATTGTTTACAAACACATCACCATATAGAGTAGTTGTTTCTGGTAGAATAAAGCATTTTATTTCAGCATTCGGAGAACATGTGATAGGTAAAGAAGTTGATCAGGCAATTAAGGATGGTATAGAAGCCACTGGGATAATGATTAATGATTTTACTGTAGCACCACAAGTTAATCCAGATAAGGGTGAATTGCCCTATCACGAATGGTTTATAGAATTTCTAGAAACTCCAGAAGATACAAGAAAATTAGCTTTAGAAATTGAGAATTCATTACGAAAACAGAATTCATATTATAATGATTTGATCGAAGGAAAAATATTGAAAACATTAAAAATAACCCCCGTTTCTAAAGACGGGTTTAAAGATTATATGAAATCTGTAGGTAAACTAGGAGGGCAAAATAAACTTCCCAGACTTTCTAATGATAGAAATATAGTAGATGTACTCACAACTATAATAGACAAATAG
- a CDS encoding DUF6909 family protein has protein sequence MANLILQGRTRAQESSSAIERMYITMRHLFNRGFYKPMGVSGDTLREALLILRPEIYGSVAEEKVELNGLLYVIDRLPFGIEECRYINLTSDEGYKNSHFKAIVPPKRRRNCYRIDEEQMNIEITRGRSEIYDILTHLTFLFIESHKIMNRVVINEQGNVTRDWQKLEKAVTSKKDLTKAEREVALTHTANILGRTFEEVSSVYGSFSCPENKERFLDIIYWLGKLAIEESIEDEKRIVTFSPVLRERLGHHIHGEIWANTIKKKLEELNLLDRPIHIISANMHSVMNTLYTSVALKNELKDKSIFDVYESLSDNKNDKLRAKVRKLALQKGMTYIEDQSGANINVQIFDTAQYVDCEYKNLIADIEDSDKPVIIVMDYAFGEQAYETMDELLKPYITTQGAKTHIDVKSISIMGKAGILEGGKGDIMIPSAHVFEGTADNYPFKNQLKKKELEGHGIDIYDGAMITVLGTSLQNRDILKFFHDSTWNVIGLEMEGAHYQKAIQSASKLRGSISPKVKVRYAYYASDNPLETGSTLASGGLGTTGVKPTYLITEKIIEQIFKERQ, from the coding sequence ATGGCAAATCTTATTTTACAAGGAAGAACAAGAGCTCAGGAAAGCTCTAGTGCAATTGAACGCATGTACATAACTATGCGCCATCTATTTAATAGAGGTTTTTATAAACCCATGGGAGTTTCTGGAGATACACTTAGAGAGGCATTGTTAATACTTCGCCCGGAGATCTATGGCTCTGTCGCAGAAGAAAAAGTAGAACTTAACGGGTTGCTCTATGTTATCGATCGATTACCATTTGGTATTGAAGAATGCCGATATATTAACTTAACAAGTGACGAAGGATATAAAAATTCTCACTTTAAAGCCATAGTACCTCCCAAAAGACGTAGAAACTGCTATCGTATAGATGAGGAGCAAATGAATATCGAGATTACCAGAGGGCGATCAGAAATATATGATATTCTTACGCACCTTACCTTTTTATTTATAGAATCACATAAGATCATGAATCGAGTAGTGATTAATGAGCAGGGAAATGTTACCAGAGATTGGCAAAAATTAGAAAAAGCCGTAACGTCTAAAAAAGATTTAACCAAAGCCGAAAGAGAAGTCGCTTTGACCCATACAGCTAATATTTTAGGAAGAACCTTTGAAGAAGTTTCTTCTGTATACGGTAGTTTTTCTTGCCCAGAAAACAAAGAACGGTTTTTAGATATTATTTATTGGTTGGGTAAGCTGGCGATAGAAGAATCAATTGAAGATGAAAAGAGAATCGTAACCTTTAGTCCAGTATTAAGAGAAAGACTAGGTCATCATATTCATGGAGAGATTTGGGCAAATACGATTAAAAAGAAATTAGAAGAATTAAATTTACTTGATCGCCCAATTCACATCATTAGTGCTAATATGCATAGTGTAATGAACACATTATATACTTCTGTTGCTTTAAAAAATGAGTTGAAGGATAAAAGTATTTTTGATGTTTATGAGTCATTAAGTGATAATAAAAATGACAAACTAAGAGCAAAAGTGCGAAAGTTAGCCTTGCAAAAAGGAATGACGTATATAGAAGATCAAAGTGGAGCAAATATAAATGTACAGATATTTGATACTGCTCAATATGTAGATTGTGAATATAAAAACCTAATAGCAGATATTGAAGATAGTGATAAACCTGTAATTATCGTAATGGATTATGCATTTGGAGAACAGGCATATGAGACGATGGATGAGCTATTAAAACCATATATAACTACCCAGGGTGCCAAAACACACATTGATGTTAAATCTATTTCTATTATGGGTAAAGCGGGTATTCTTGAAGGAGGAAAAGGAGATATAATGATACCATCTGCTCATGTTTTTGAAGGGACAGCAGATAATTACCCATTTAAAAATCAGTTAAAAAAGAAAGAATTAGAAGGACATGGCATTGATATCTATGATGGAGCAATGATTACAGTTCTAGGAACATCTTTGCAAAATAGAGATATCTTAAAGTTTTTTCATGATTCTACCTGGAATGTAATTGGATTAGAAATGGAAGGAGCACATTATCAAAAGGCGATACAATCAGCTTCAAAACTTAGAGGTAGTATCAGCCCAAAAGTAAAAGTGCGATACGCTTATTATGCTTCGGATAACCCGTTAGAAACAGGAAGTACATTAGCTTCTGGAGGACTAGGAACTACAGGAGTAAAACCAACATACCTAATAACCGAAAAAATAATAGAACAAATATTTAAAGAAAGACAATAA